A single region of the Xenopus laevis strain J_2021 chromosome 4L, Xenopus_laevis_v10.1, whole genome shotgun sequence genome encodes:
- the sall1.L gene encoding spalt-like transcription factor 1 L homeolog isoform X1: MSRRKQAKPQHFQSDPGLALPGSHGTLDLLQLRISRESEEMKSEPEEIKLKFNHERRTERGQIHRTPKNKEAHVCSRCCAEFFELSDLLQHKKNCTKNQLVLIVNENPPPPAEASSPSLPSDNPDEHMNDTVNNSDQADCSDLSEHGEHGKPDKEESMEVEISETNNSSSGSNKVDNGDSSSNNPTLGTSAITTSLPQVRDLTALGNFSMINSNVIIENLQSTRVAVAQFSQEAKTKGAANNKLAVPALMEQLLALQQQQIHQLHLIEQIRHQILLLASQSAEMPTSSSSPQGALRVSATPLTTLSSHLSQQLAAAAGLAQSLASQSANISGMKQLPPIQLPQSNPVNTVPSISSSSPNINSLAATVTPPSSERVPSSSGGSQVSNTPVPVTSSPAFAISSLLSPAPNPLLPQPAPNTTAFPSSLPSIGTTAEDLNSLRKSKPPSVTAFETKSTSDEAFFKHKCRFCAKVFGSDSALQIHLRSHTGERPFKCNICGNRFSTKGNLKVHFQRHKEKYPHIQMNPYPVPEHLDNIPTGTGIPYGMSIPPEKPVTNWLDTKPVLPTLTTSVGMPLPPTIPTLSPFIKTEEPQALSISHPTASPPDSVKSETASESLLKKTSHFSDEAEAAMPPILDKEEHQSQNSDSQQNLNTSACSPTTDSGISTMFPNPLLPLMSEQFKAKFPFGGLLDAAPASETSKLQQLVENIDKKSSDPNECVICHRVLSCQSALKMHYRTHTGERPFKCKVCGRAFTTKGNLKTHYSVHRAMPPLRVQHSCPICQKKFTNAVVLQQHIRMHMGGQIPNTPVAENYPDSMGSDTGSFDEKTIDDLDNFSDENMEDCPDSSVPDTPKSIDASQDSLSSSPLPLEVSSITALENQMKLINAGLAEQLQASLKSAENGSVEGDGMTNDSSSLGCDMESQSAGSPAASESTYSMHALSPFNSTIDYLKSPNTDEKLQRAVSLDPTNGLSPTPANGGALDLTSSNTDKVIKEEPLGVLFPFRDRCKYKNTICDICGKTFACQSALDIHYRSHTKERPFICTVCNRGFSTKGNLKQHMLTHQMRDLPSQLFEPSSSMTPNPTIPSAPSNPLATIIKTEFNGFMHGSSQDIKEQPTTNIVSSGSLPSSATSPVLLPALARRTPKQHYCHACGKSFSSSSALQIHERTHTGEKPFACTICGRAFTTKGNLKVHMGTHMWNSTPARRGRRLSVDGPMAFLGGNPVKFPEMFQKDLATRAGNGDPSSFWNQYAAALSNGLAMKTNEISVIQNGGITPMAGSLGNGGSSPISGLTGSLEKLQNSEPNAPLAGLEKLASSENGTSFRFMRFVEDSKEIATN; encoded by the exons ATGTCTCGGAGGAAGCAGGCGAAACCCCAGCATTTCCAATCGGACCCCGGCCTGGCCTTGCCTGGAAGTCATG GTACACTGGATTTGCTACAACTAAGGATCAGCAGAGAATCTGAAGAAATGAAATCTGAACCAGAAGAAATAAAACTAAAGTTTAATCATGAAA GAAGAACAGAGAGGGGTCAAATCCATCGGACGCCCAAGAACAAGGAGGCGCATGTCTGTAGCAGATGTTGTGCAGAGTTCTTTGAACTATCAGATTTGTTGCAACACAAGAAGAACTGCACTAAAAATCAATTGGTTCTAATTGTGAATGAAAATCCACCACCTCCTGCTGAAGCCAGCTCTCCTAGTCTCCCCTCAGATAATCCTGATGAGCACATGAATGACACAGTTAATAACTCAGATCAAGCAGACTGCAGTGACCTTTCAGAGCATGGTGAGCACGGCAAGCCTGACAAAGAAGAATCCATGGAGGTGGAGATTTCGGAAACTAACAATAGCAGCAGTGGTTCTAACAAAGTGGACAATGGTGATTCAAGCAGTAATAATCCCACATTGGGTACCTCAGCTATCACAACTTCGCTACCTCAAGTAAGGGATCTGACAGCTTTGGGCAACTTCTCTATGATTAACAGCAATGTCATAATTGAGAACCTTCAGAGCACTAGAGTGGCAGTGGCACAATTCTCCCAAGAAGCCAAAACTAAGGGGGCAGCAAACAACAAGTTGGCAGTGCCTGCACTCATGGAGCAGCTCTTGGCTTTACAGCAGCAACAGATTCACCAGTTGCATCTGATTGAACAAATCCGTCACCAAATATTACTGTTGGCATCACAGAGTGCAGAGATGCCCACTTCATCTAGTAGCCCTCAAGGGGCTTTAAGGGTATCTGCCACTCCACTGACTACTCTGAGTTCCCATTTGTCCCAGCAGCTAGCTGCAGCAGCTGGCTTAGCACAAAGTCTTGCTAGCCAATCAGCTAACATCAGTGGTATGAAGCAACTACCCCCCATACAGCTACCTCAGAGCAACCCAGTTAACACAGTTCCATCCATCAGTAGTTCCTCTCCAAATATAAATTCATTGGCAGCAACAGTTACTCCACCCTCCTCAGAGAGAGTACCTTCAAGCTCTGGTGGCTCACAGGTCAGTAACACACCCGTTCCTGTAACATCATCACCAGCTTTTGCAATAAGTAGTTTATTAAGCCCTGCACCCAATCCACTACTACCTCAACCTGCCCCTAATACCACAGCTTTCCCTAGCTCATTGCCCAGCATAGGAACAACAGCAGAGGATTTAAACTCCCTGAGGAAAAGTAAGCCACCCAGTGTGACTGCTTTTGAAACTAAGAGTACATCTGATGAGGCATTCTTCAAACACAAGTGTAGATTCTGTGCTAAGGTTTTTGGCAGTGACAGTGCCTTGCAGATCCATCTACGTTCTCACACTGGCGAGAGACCATTTAAATGCAACATATGTGGAAATCGGTTTTCCACCAAAGGGAATCTTAAAGTCCATTTTCAGCGTCATAAAGAAAAATATCCCCATATTCAGATGAATCCATATCCAGTACCAGAACATTTAGACAATATCCCTACAGGCACTGGTATACCATATGGGATGTCCATCCCACCAGAAAAGCCTGTAACTAACTGGCTGGACACTAAACCAGTTTTACCTACCTTAACAACATCAGTGGGTATGCCTCTCCCACCAACAATTCCCACCTTGTCTCCATTTATAAAAACTGAAGAGCCACAGGCTTTATCTATTAGTCATCCCACTGCCAGCCCACCTGACTCAGTAAAAAGTGAGACAGCTTCAGagtcacttttaaaaaaaactagtcaTTTTTCAGATGAGGCTGAGGCTGCCATGCCACCCATTTTAGACAAAGAGGAACACCAGTCTCAAAATTCAGACTCTCAACAAAATCTTAATACTTCTGCCTGCTCTCCTACAACTGACTCTGGCATCTCAACCATGTTCCCAAATCCACTTTTGCCTCTAATGTCTGAGCAATTTAAAGCAAAATTTCCGTTCGGGGGACTTTTGGATGCAGCACCTGCATCAGAGACTTCAAAACTTCAACAGCTTGTAGAGAAtattgacaaaaagtcaagtgatccAAATGAGTGTGTTATTTGTCACAGAGTGCTAAGTTGCCAGAGTGCTCTAAAAAtgcattataggacacatactgGAGAACGACCATTTAAATGCAAAGTTTGTGGTCGTGCTTTTACAACTAAAGGTAATTTAAAGACTCATTACAGTGTCCATCGTGCCATGCCACCTCTTAGAGTGCAGCATTCATGCCCAATTTGTCAAAAGAAATTTACAAATGCTGTTGTACTTCAACAGCATATTAGGATGCATATGGGAGGGCAGATTCCTAATACTCCTGTTGCTGAAAACTACCCTGACTCCATGGGATCAGATACTGGGTCCTTTGATGAGAAAACTATTGATGATCTAGACAATTTCTCAGATGAAAACATGGAAGATTGTCCAGACAGCAGTGTCCCAGACACCCCTAAATCTATTGATGCATCTCAAGACAGTCTATCTTCTTCACCACTACCACTTGAAGTTTCAAGTATTACTGCTTTAGAAAATCAAATGAAATTGATCAATGCTGGACTTGCTGAACAGCTCCAAGCCAGTCTAAAGTCAGCTGAAAATGGGTCTGTTGAGGGTGATGGTATGACCAATGACTCCTCATCTCTTGGTTGTGACATGGAAAGCCAGAGTGCTGGAAGCCCTGCTGCCTCTGAATCTACTTACTCCATGCATGCTTTGTCTCCTTTCAATAGCACAATTGACTATCTGAAATCACCCAACACAGATGAGAAGCTTCAGCGAGCTGTATCTCTTGACCCAACCAATGGACTGTCCCCTACACCTGCTAATGGAGGGGCTTTGGACTTGACATCTAGTAACACAGATAAAGTGATCAAAGAAGAACCTTTAGGTGTGCTATTCCCTTTCAGAGATcggtgtaaatataaaaacactatatgtgatatttgtggcaaaaccttTGCATGTCAGAGTGCCTTGGACATTCATTATAGAAGCCATACCAAAGAAAGACCATTTATTTGCACAGTCTGCAATCGTGGCTTTTCAACAAAGGGCAATTTGAAACAGCATATGCTCACTCACCAGATGAGGGATCTACCATCACAACTCTTTGAACCCAGTTCCAGTATGACACCAAACCCAACAATTCCCTCAGCACCTTCTAACCCTCTGGCAACTATAATAAAGACTGAGTTTAATGGTTTCATGCATGGCTCTTCTCAGGACATTAAAGAACAGCCTACAACAAACATAGTTTCATCAGGATCTCTGCCATCTTCTGCCACGTCACCAGTTCTGCTTCCTGCTTTGGCCAGAAGGACTCCTAAGCAGCATTACTGCCATGCATGTGGGAAATCATTCTCTTCTTCCAGTGCTTTACAAATCCACGAGCGGACTCACACTGGTGAAAAACCATTTGCCTGCACTATATGTGGAAGGGCATTCACTACAAAAGGCAACCTTAAG GTTCATATGGGAACTCACATGTGGAACAGCACACCtgcaagaagaggaagaagacttTCAGTTGATGGACCTATGGCTTTTCTTGGAGGAAACCCTGTTAAGTTCCCTGAAATGTTCCAGAAGGATTTAGCTACAAGGGCTGGGAATGGAGATCCTTCAAGTTTCTGGAACCAGTATGCGGCAGCCCTGTCCAATGGATTGGCCATGAAGACCAACGAGATTTCTGTCATTCAGAATGGTGGCATTACTCCAATGGCTGGGAGCTTGGGAAATGGTGGGAGCTCCCCCATCAGTGGCCTGACTGGAAGCCTAGAAAAGCTCCAGAACTCTGAACCAAATGCACCTCTAGCTGGTCTGGAGAAATTAGCAAGCAGTGAAAATGGCACATCCTTCAGATTTATGCGCTTTGTGGAAGACAGCAAAGAAATAGCCACAAATTAG
- the sall1.L gene encoding spalt-like transcription factor 1 L homeolog isoform X2 gives MKSEPEEIKLKFNHERRTERGQIHRTPKNKEAHVCSRCCAEFFELSDLLQHKKNCTKNQLVLIVNENPPPPAEASSPSLPSDNPDEHMNDTVNNSDQADCSDLSEHGEHGKPDKEESMEVEISETNNSSSGSNKVDNGDSSSNNPTLGTSAITTSLPQVRDLTALGNFSMINSNVIIENLQSTRVAVAQFSQEAKTKGAANNKLAVPALMEQLLALQQQQIHQLHLIEQIRHQILLLASQSAEMPTSSSSPQGALRVSATPLTTLSSHLSQQLAAAAGLAQSLASQSANISGMKQLPPIQLPQSNPVNTVPSISSSSPNINSLAATVTPPSSERVPSSSGGSQVSNTPVPVTSSPAFAISSLLSPAPNPLLPQPAPNTTAFPSSLPSIGTTAEDLNSLRKSKPPSVTAFETKSTSDEAFFKHKCRFCAKVFGSDSALQIHLRSHTGERPFKCNICGNRFSTKGNLKVHFQRHKEKYPHIQMNPYPVPEHLDNIPTGTGIPYGMSIPPEKPVTNWLDTKPVLPTLTTSVGMPLPPTIPTLSPFIKTEEPQALSISHPTASPPDSVKSETASESLLKKTSHFSDEAEAAMPPILDKEEHQSQNSDSQQNLNTSACSPTTDSGISTMFPNPLLPLMSEQFKAKFPFGGLLDAAPASETSKLQQLVENIDKKSSDPNECVICHRVLSCQSALKMHYRTHTGERPFKCKVCGRAFTTKGNLKTHYSVHRAMPPLRVQHSCPICQKKFTNAVVLQQHIRMHMGGQIPNTPVAENYPDSMGSDTGSFDEKTIDDLDNFSDENMEDCPDSSVPDTPKSIDASQDSLSSSPLPLEVSSITALENQMKLINAGLAEQLQASLKSAENGSVEGDGMTNDSSSLGCDMESQSAGSPAASESTYSMHALSPFNSTIDYLKSPNTDEKLQRAVSLDPTNGLSPTPANGGALDLTSSNTDKVIKEEPLGVLFPFRDRCKYKNTICDICGKTFACQSALDIHYRSHTKERPFICTVCNRGFSTKGNLKQHMLTHQMRDLPSQLFEPSSSMTPNPTIPSAPSNPLATIIKTEFNGFMHGSSQDIKEQPTTNIVSSGSLPSSATSPVLLPALARRTPKQHYCHACGKSFSSSSALQIHERTHTGEKPFACTICGRAFTTKGNLKVHMGTHMWNSTPARRGRRLSVDGPMAFLGGNPVKFPEMFQKDLATRAGNGDPSSFWNQYAAALSNGLAMKTNEISVIQNGGITPMAGSLGNGGSSPISGLTGSLEKLQNSEPNAPLAGLEKLASSENGTSFRFMRFVEDSKEIATN, from the exons ATGAAATCTGAACCAGAAGAAATAAAACTAAAGTTTAATCATGAAA GAAGAACAGAGAGGGGTCAAATCCATCGGACGCCCAAGAACAAGGAGGCGCATGTCTGTAGCAGATGTTGTGCAGAGTTCTTTGAACTATCAGATTTGTTGCAACACAAGAAGAACTGCACTAAAAATCAATTGGTTCTAATTGTGAATGAAAATCCACCACCTCCTGCTGAAGCCAGCTCTCCTAGTCTCCCCTCAGATAATCCTGATGAGCACATGAATGACACAGTTAATAACTCAGATCAAGCAGACTGCAGTGACCTTTCAGAGCATGGTGAGCACGGCAAGCCTGACAAAGAAGAATCCATGGAGGTGGAGATTTCGGAAACTAACAATAGCAGCAGTGGTTCTAACAAAGTGGACAATGGTGATTCAAGCAGTAATAATCCCACATTGGGTACCTCAGCTATCACAACTTCGCTACCTCAAGTAAGGGATCTGACAGCTTTGGGCAACTTCTCTATGATTAACAGCAATGTCATAATTGAGAACCTTCAGAGCACTAGAGTGGCAGTGGCACAATTCTCCCAAGAAGCCAAAACTAAGGGGGCAGCAAACAACAAGTTGGCAGTGCCTGCACTCATGGAGCAGCTCTTGGCTTTACAGCAGCAACAGATTCACCAGTTGCATCTGATTGAACAAATCCGTCACCAAATATTACTGTTGGCATCACAGAGTGCAGAGATGCCCACTTCATCTAGTAGCCCTCAAGGGGCTTTAAGGGTATCTGCCACTCCACTGACTACTCTGAGTTCCCATTTGTCCCAGCAGCTAGCTGCAGCAGCTGGCTTAGCACAAAGTCTTGCTAGCCAATCAGCTAACATCAGTGGTATGAAGCAACTACCCCCCATACAGCTACCTCAGAGCAACCCAGTTAACACAGTTCCATCCATCAGTAGTTCCTCTCCAAATATAAATTCATTGGCAGCAACAGTTACTCCACCCTCCTCAGAGAGAGTACCTTCAAGCTCTGGTGGCTCACAGGTCAGTAACACACCCGTTCCTGTAACATCATCACCAGCTTTTGCAATAAGTAGTTTATTAAGCCCTGCACCCAATCCACTACTACCTCAACCTGCCCCTAATACCACAGCTTTCCCTAGCTCATTGCCCAGCATAGGAACAACAGCAGAGGATTTAAACTCCCTGAGGAAAAGTAAGCCACCCAGTGTGACTGCTTTTGAAACTAAGAGTACATCTGATGAGGCATTCTTCAAACACAAGTGTAGATTCTGTGCTAAGGTTTTTGGCAGTGACAGTGCCTTGCAGATCCATCTACGTTCTCACACTGGCGAGAGACCATTTAAATGCAACATATGTGGAAATCGGTTTTCCACCAAAGGGAATCTTAAAGTCCATTTTCAGCGTCATAAAGAAAAATATCCCCATATTCAGATGAATCCATATCCAGTACCAGAACATTTAGACAATATCCCTACAGGCACTGGTATACCATATGGGATGTCCATCCCACCAGAAAAGCCTGTAACTAACTGGCTGGACACTAAACCAGTTTTACCTACCTTAACAACATCAGTGGGTATGCCTCTCCCACCAACAATTCCCACCTTGTCTCCATTTATAAAAACTGAAGAGCCACAGGCTTTATCTATTAGTCATCCCACTGCCAGCCCACCTGACTCAGTAAAAAGTGAGACAGCTTCAGagtcacttttaaaaaaaactagtcaTTTTTCAGATGAGGCTGAGGCTGCCATGCCACCCATTTTAGACAAAGAGGAACACCAGTCTCAAAATTCAGACTCTCAACAAAATCTTAATACTTCTGCCTGCTCTCCTACAACTGACTCTGGCATCTCAACCATGTTCCCAAATCCACTTTTGCCTCTAATGTCTGAGCAATTTAAAGCAAAATTTCCGTTCGGGGGACTTTTGGATGCAGCACCTGCATCAGAGACTTCAAAACTTCAACAGCTTGTAGAGAAtattgacaaaaagtcaagtgatccAAATGAGTGTGTTATTTGTCACAGAGTGCTAAGTTGCCAGAGTGCTCTAAAAAtgcattataggacacatactgGAGAACGACCATTTAAATGCAAAGTTTGTGGTCGTGCTTTTACAACTAAAGGTAATTTAAAGACTCATTACAGTGTCCATCGTGCCATGCCACCTCTTAGAGTGCAGCATTCATGCCCAATTTGTCAAAAGAAATTTACAAATGCTGTTGTACTTCAACAGCATATTAGGATGCATATGGGAGGGCAGATTCCTAATACTCCTGTTGCTGAAAACTACCCTGACTCCATGGGATCAGATACTGGGTCCTTTGATGAGAAAACTATTGATGATCTAGACAATTTCTCAGATGAAAACATGGAAGATTGTCCAGACAGCAGTGTCCCAGACACCCCTAAATCTATTGATGCATCTCAAGACAGTCTATCTTCTTCACCACTACCACTTGAAGTTTCAAGTATTACTGCTTTAGAAAATCAAATGAAATTGATCAATGCTGGACTTGCTGAACAGCTCCAAGCCAGTCTAAAGTCAGCTGAAAATGGGTCTGTTGAGGGTGATGGTATGACCAATGACTCCTCATCTCTTGGTTGTGACATGGAAAGCCAGAGTGCTGGAAGCCCTGCTGCCTCTGAATCTACTTACTCCATGCATGCTTTGTCTCCTTTCAATAGCACAATTGACTATCTGAAATCACCCAACACAGATGAGAAGCTTCAGCGAGCTGTATCTCTTGACCCAACCAATGGACTGTCCCCTACACCTGCTAATGGAGGGGCTTTGGACTTGACATCTAGTAACACAGATAAAGTGATCAAAGAAGAACCTTTAGGTGTGCTATTCCCTTTCAGAGATcggtgtaaatataaaaacactatatgtgatatttgtggcaaaaccttTGCATGTCAGAGTGCCTTGGACATTCATTATAGAAGCCATACCAAAGAAAGACCATTTATTTGCACAGTCTGCAATCGTGGCTTTTCAACAAAGGGCAATTTGAAACAGCATATGCTCACTCACCAGATGAGGGATCTACCATCACAACTCTTTGAACCCAGTTCCAGTATGACACCAAACCCAACAATTCCCTCAGCACCTTCTAACCCTCTGGCAACTATAATAAAGACTGAGTTTAATGGTTTCATGCATGGCTCTTCTCAGGACATTAAAGAACAGCCTACAACAAACATAGTTTCATCAGGATCTCTGCCATCTTCTGCCACGTCACCAGTTCTGCTTCCTGCTTTGGCCAGAAGGACTCCTAAGCAGCATTACTGCCATGCATGTGGGAAATCATTCTCTTCTTCCAGTGCTTTACAAATCCACGAGCGGACTCACACTGGTGAAAAACCATTTGCCTGCACTATATGTGGAAGGGCATTCACTACAAAAGGCAACCTTAAG GTTCATATGGGAACTCACATGTGGAACAGCACACCtgcaagaagaggaagaagacttTCAGTTGATGGACCTATGGCTTTTCTTGGAGGAAACCCTGTTAAGTTCCCTGAAATGTTCCAGAAGGATTTAGCTACAAGGGCTGGGAATGGAGATCCTTCAAGTTTCTGGAACCAGTATGCGGCAGCCCTGTCCAATGGATTGGCCATGAAGACCAACGAGATTTCTGTCATTCAGAATGGTGGCATTACTCCAATGGCTGGGAGCTTGGGAAATGGTGGGAGCTCCCCCATCAGTGGCCTGACTGGAAGCCTAGAAAAGCTCCAGAACTCTGAACCAAATGCACCTCTAGCTGGTCTGGAGAAATTAGCAAGCAGTGAAAATGGCACATCCTTCAGATTTATGCGCTTTGTGGAAGACAGCAAAGAAATAGCCACAAATTAG